A stretch of Helicobacter pylori oki112 DNA encodes these proteins:
- the hofC gene encoding outer membrane beta-barrel protein HofC → MKLKKRKVAAALLKRFTLPLLLTTGSLGAVTYEVHGDFINFAKVGFNHSPINPVKGIYPTETFVNLTGKLEGSVHLGRGWTVNLGGVLGGQVYDSTRYDRWAKDFTPPSYWDKTSCGTDSMSLCMNATKMWQQSGPGGIINPRGIGWEYMGEWNGLFPNYYPANAYLPGGSRRYEVYKANLTYDSDRVHMVMGRFDVTEQEQMDWVYQLFQGFYGTFKLTNKMKFLLFSSWGRGIADGQWLFPIYREKPWGIHKAGIIYRPTKNLMIHPYVYLIPEVGTLPGAKIEYDTNPEFNGMGMRNRTTFYVLYDYRWNNAEYGRYAPARYNTWDPFLDNGKWRGLQGPGGATLFLRHHIDINNYFVVGGAYLNIGNPNMNLGTWGNIIAVDGIEQWVGSIYSLGFAGIDNITDADAFTEYVKGGGKHGKFSWSLYQRFTTAPRALEYGIGMYLDYQFSKHVKAGLKLVWLEFQIRAGYNPGTGFLGPNGQPLNLNNGLFESSAFAQGPQDMGGIKKSITQDRSHLMTHISYSF, encoded by the coding sequence ATGAAATTAAAGAAACGAAAAGTTGCGGCTGCATTGCTAAAGCGTTTTACCTTGCCACTATTGCTCACTACGGGTTCATTAGGGGCGGTTACTTATGAAGTGCATGGAGATTTTATCAATTTTGCTAAAGTGGGTTTTAACCATTCGCCCATTAACCCTGTTAAAGGTATCTATCCTACAGAGACTTTTGTTAACCTTACGGGTAAGCTAGAGGGGTCTGTGCATTTAGGTAGGGGATGGACCGTGAATTTAGGCGGTGTTTTGGGCGGACAAGTTTATGATAGCACTAGGTATGACAGGTGGGCAAAGGATTTTACCCCCCCAAGCTATTGGGATAAAACTTCTTGCGGCACTGATTCTATGAGTCTTTGTATGAATGCCACTAAAATGTGGCAGCAATCAGGGCCAGGTGGTATCATTAACCCTAGAGGTATTGGTTGGGAATATATGGGTGAGTGGAACGGCTTGTTCCCTAACTACTACCCGGCTAACGCCTACTTGCCTGGTGGCTCAAGGCGCTATGAAGTTTATAAAGCGAATTTGACCTATGACAGCGACAGAGTCCATATGGTCATGGGGCGCTTTGACGTTACGGAGCAGGAGCAAATGGATTGGGTTTACCAATTGTTCCAAGGTTTTTATGGGACTTTCAAGCTTACGAATAAGATGAAATTCTTGCTCTTTAGCTCTTGGGGTCGTGGTATCGCTGACGGTCAGTGGTTGTTCCCTATCTATCGTGAAAAGCCTTGGGGTATTCATAAGGCGGGTATTATTTATCGCCCTACAAAGAATCTAATGATTCACCCTTATGTGTATCTTATCCCAGAAGTAGGCACATTGCCTGGTGCTAAAATAGAATACGATACCAATCCTGAGTTTAACGGTATGGGCATGAGAAATAGAACGACTTTTTATGTGTTGTATGACTATCGTTGGAATAACGCTGAATACGGCCGTTACGCACCCGCTCGTTATAACACTTGGGATCCGTTCTTGGATAATGGTAAGTGGCGTGGCTTGCAAGGTCCTGGTGGTGCGACGCTCTTTTTACGCCACCATATAGACATTAACAACTACTTTGTGGTTGGTGGTGCTTATCTCAACATCGGTAACCCTAACATGAACTTAGGTACTTGGGGTAACATCATCGCTGTGGATGGTATCGAACAATGGGTTGGCAGTATCTACAGCTTAGGGTTTGCAGGGATCGACAACATTACCGATGCTGACGCGTTCACTGAGTATGTTAAAGGTGGAGGCAAGCATGGTAAGTTCAGTTGGAGTCTCTACCAACGCTTCACTACCGCTCCAAGGGCATTGGAATATGGTATTGGTATGTATCTAGACTATCAGTTCAGCAAACATGTTAAAGCGGGTCTCAAACTCGTATGGTTAGAGTTCCAAATTCGTGCGGGTTACAACCCTGGAACCGGTTTCCTTGGGCCAAACGGTCAGCCGCTTAACTTGAATAATGGTTTGTTTGAATCTTCTGCGTTTGCACAAGGTCCTCAAGACATGGGTGGCATTAAAAAGAGTATTACTCAAGATAGAAGCCATTTGATGACACACATTAGTTACAGCTTCTAA
- the hofD gene encoding outer membrane beta-barrel protein HofD, whose product MEIKKYFSYSLFFLLFSSLFLSKLQAYKFNMSIVGKVSSYTKFGFNNQRYQPSKDIYPTGSYTSLLGEFNLSMGLYKGLRAEVGAMMAALPYDSTAYQGNNIPNGQPGSRTDPFGAGIFWQYIGWYAGHSGLNVQKPRLAMVHNAFLSYNYKKDKFSFGVKGGRYDAEEYDWFTSYTQGVEGFVKYKDTRLRVMYSDARASASSDWFWYFGRYYTSGKALMIADLKYEKDNLKINPYFYAIFQRMYAPGINITYDTNPNFNNKGFRFVGTFVGFFPIFATPANQNDIILFQQVPLGKSGQTYFFRTRFYYNKWQFGGSVYKNIGNANGDIGIYGDPLGYNIWTNSIYDAEINNIVGADVINGFLYVGSQYRGFSWKILGRWTDSPRADERSLALFLSYFSNKYNIRMDLKLEYYGNITKKGYCIGYCGMYVPTDPNGPGTQPLTHNVYSDRSHIMFNITYGFRIY is encoded by the coding sequence TTGGAAATTAAGAAATATTTTTCTTACTCTCTATTTTTTTTGCTTTTTTCTAGTCTCTTTTTATCCAAACTTCAAGCTTATAAATTCAACATGAGCATTGTTGGAAAGGTGAGCAGCTATACCAAGTTTGGCTTTAACAACCAAAGATACCAGCCTTCTAAAGACATTTATCCTACAGGTAGCTACACTTCTTTGCTCGGCGAATTTAATTTGAGCATGGGTTTATACAAGGGTTTGAGAGCGGAAGTGGGGGCGATGATGGCAGCACTCCCCTATGACTCTACCGCCTATCAAGGCAACAATATCCCTAACGGCCAGCCCGGCTCTAGGACCGATCCTTTTGGGGCGGGTATCTTTTGGCAATATATTGGTTGGTATGCGGGACATAGCGGTTTAAATGTGCAAAAACCTCGTTTAGCCATGGTGCATAACGCTTTTTTGAGCTACAACTACAAAAAAGACAAATTCAGTTTTGGCGTGAAAGGGGGGCGCTATGATGCTGAAGAGTATGATTGGTTCACTTCTTACACTCAAGGGGTTGAAGGCTTTGTCAAATATAAAGACACTAGGTTAAGGGTGATGTATTCAGACGCTAGGGCTTCAGCGTCAAGCGACTGGTTTTGGTATTTTGGGCGTTACTATACAAGCGGTAAGGCTCTAATGATAGCTGATTTGAAATATGAAAAAGACAACCTAAAAATCAACCCTTATTTTTATGCGATTTTTCAAAGAATGTATGCGCCAGGCATTAATATCACTTATGACACCAACCCTAATTTCAACAATAAGGGTTTTCGTTTTGTAGGTACTTTCGTGGGGTTTTTCCCCATTTTTGCCACTCCGGCTAATCAAAATGATATTATCCTCTTCCAACAAGTGCCGTTAGGAAAGAGCGGGCAAACTTATTTCTTCCGCACCCGTTTTTACTATAATAAGTGGCAATTTGGGGGCAGTGTCTATAAAAATATCGGTAACGCTAATGGCGATATAGGTATTTATGGCGACCCTTTGGGGTATAACATTTGGACGAATAGTATTTATGATGCAGAAATCAATAATATCGTTGGCGCTGATGTTATTAACGGGTTTTTATATGTAGGCTCACAATATAGGGGGTTTAGTTGGAAAATTTTAGGCCGTTGGACGGATAGCCCAAGGGCTGATGAAAGGAGTCTCGCGCTCTTTTTGAGTTATTTTTCTAATAAGTATAATATTAGAATGGATTTGAAACTAGAGTATTATGGCAATATCACCAAAAAAGGCTATTGTATTGGGTATTGTGGCATGTATGTTCCAACCGATCCTAACGGGCCTGGCACGCAACCTTTAACACACAATGTGTATTCTGACAGGAGCCATATAATGTTTAATATCACTTATGGTTTTAGGATTTACTAG
- a CDS encoding catalase family peroxidase has product MKKIGLSLCLVLSLGFLKAHEVSAEEIADIFYKLNAKEPKMKINHTKGFCAKGVFLPNAQAKKDLDVPLLNEKEIPASVRYSLGGVAMDDKSKVRGMALKLENQNASWTMVMLNTEINFAKNPNEFAQFFEMRIPKNGKVDEARIKKLYEEVPSYRNFAAYTKTIGISSSVANTPYYSVHAFKFKDKKEKLLPARWKFVPKDGIKYLNPQELKQKDSNYLLSSFQQHLKTKPVEYQMYLVFANKNDATNDTTALWKGKHKELLVGTLKVEEYEGMGCNKDVYFPADLPKGVEAPTDPLFQIRNEVYGITFNRRQ; this is encoded by the coding sequence ATGAAAAAAATTGGTTTGAGCTTGTGTTTGGTTTTGAGTTTGGGTTTTTTAAAAGCCCATGAAGTGAGCGCTGAAGAGATTGCGGATATTTTCTACAAACTCAACGCCAAAGAGCCTAAAATGAAAATCAACCACACTAAGGGGTTTTGCGCTAAAGGCGTGTTCCTCCCTAATGCACAAGCAAAAAAGGATTTAGATGTGCCATTACTCAATGAAAAAGAAATCCCTGCGTCTGTAAGGTATTCTTTAGGGGGCGTAGCGATGGACGATAAAAGCAAAGTTAGGGGAATGGCGTTAAAATTAGAAAATCAAAACGCTAGCTGGACAATGGTGATGCTCAATACAGAAATCAATTTTGCCAAAAACCCTAACGAATTCGCTCAATTTTTTGAAATGAGAATCCCTAAAAATGGCAAGGTGGATGAAGCAAGAATCAAAAAGCTTTATGAAGAAGTCCCCTCTTATAGGAATTTTGCCGCTTACACAAAAACGATAGGGATTAGCTCAAGCGTGGCTAACACGCCTTATTATAGCGTGCATGCGTTCAAGTTTAAAGATAAGAAAGAAAAATTATTGCCTGCGAGATGGAAATTTGTGCCTAAAGACGGCATCAAGTATCTTAACCCCCAAGAATTAAAGCAAAAAGATTCAAATTATCTGCTTTCTTCATTCCAACAACACCTTAAAACTAAACCCGTAGAATACCAAATGTATCTGGTGTTTGCAAATAAAAATGATGCCACCAACGACACGACCGCGCTTTGGAAAGGCAAACACAAGGAATTACTGGTAGGGACATTGAAAGTTGAAGAATACGAAGGAATGGGTTGCAATAAAGATGTGTATTTCCCAGCCGATCTCCCTAAAGGCGTGGAAGCCCCTACTGATCCCTTATTCCAAATCAGGAATGAAGTTTATGGGATCACTTTTAATAGGAGGCAGTAA